Proteins encoded within one genomic window of Anopheles gambiae chromosome 3, idAnoGambNW_F1_1, whole genome shotgun sequence:
- the LOC1272607 gene encoding exosome complex component RRP42 yields the protein MANVLLSEAEKTYILHGIQKNMRNDGRTNRDYRPMELESEIVVHAAGSARLRLANTDILVGVKAEIDTPIPDRPNEGKVDFFIDCSANATPEFEGRGGEQLATEISNTLSKAYESQKGFDLAGLCIMAGHQCWKLYVDVLILECGGNLFDAVSLAVKGALFNTRIPRVSTAMHDGGSMDLILTDDPYDCERLDVTTAPILVTVCKIGDQCVVDPSAEEEECSVASVAVGVSCRPDGNTTTKQSITTVRTSGEGSIRLETLKKCFDTATTVGASLNKALMKALHEDETRNSKGLGKREIYGFLK from the exons ATGGCAAATGTCCTTTTAAGTGAAGCGGAAAAAACATATATTCTGCATGGTATACAG AAAAACATGAGGAACGATGGGCGAACGAATCGCGACTATCGGCCGATGGAACTCGAATCAGAGATAGTCGTCCATGCAGCCGGATCCGCGAGACTGCGTCTGGCTAACACGGACATACTGGTAGGAGTAAAGGCAGAAATTGATACGCCTATTCCTGATCGACCCAACGAGGGAAAGGTGGACTTTTTCATCGATTGCTCGGCAAACGCTACTCCTGAATTCGAAGGCCGAGGTGGTGAACAACTAGCGACGGAAATTTCGAATACCCTGTCCAAAGCATACGAATCTCAAAAGGGGTTCGATTTGGCTGGCCTGTGCATTATGGCGGGCCACCAATGCTGGAAACTGTACGTCGATGTGTTGATTCTAGAGTGTGGTGGAAATTTATTCGACGCCGTCTCGCTAGCCGTGAAGGGCGCATTGTTCAATACTAGGATACCGCGTGTTTCAACAGCAATGCATGATGGCGGCTCGATGGACTTGATTCTGACCGACGATCCGTACGACTGTGAGCGATTAGACGTTACGACTGCGCCCATCCTAGTAACGGTGTGCAAGATCGGAGACCAGTGCGTCGTGGATCCGTCGGCCGAAGAGGAAGAATGTAGCGTAGCAAGCGTAGCGGTGGGGGTTTCCTGCCGCCCTGATGGGAATACAACCACCAAACAGTCCATAACTACGGTGCGTACCTCCGGGGAAGGATCAATACGCTTGGAAACGCTGAAAAAGTGCTTCGACACGGCAACCACCGTAGGCGCCTCCCTCAACAAAGCATTGATGAAAGCACTGCATGAGGATGAAACTAGAAATTCGAAGGGATTGGGCAAGCGTGAAATTTACgggtttttgaaataa